From Anopheles funestus chromosome 3RL, idAnoFuneDA-416_04, whole genome shotgun sequence, a single genomic window includes:
- the LOC125768496 gene encoding protein mini spindles isoform X3 produces the protein MEEDTEYKKLPIDERCVHKLWKARVDGYEEAAKLFRTIDDEKSPEWNKFLGLIKKFVVDSNAAAQEKGLETTLVFVENSGNAGKTVGEVMGGIVSKCIGAPKTKTKELAVQITLMYVEIEKQDTVLEELLKGTEQKNPKIVAACVSAVTLALREFGNKVINIKPIVKRLPALLSDRDKTVRDESKTLTVEIYRWIGAAFKSQIASLPAVLLAELDTEFEKIGNEKATPVRYLRSQQEKQQQIAASAVDGVEGEDDGDGTEGGDVREEIDPMDLIDPVDILSKLPKDFYDKLEAKKWQERKESLEALETLLQNPKLQPGDYGDVVRALKKVITKDTNVVLVALGGKCLAMLAKGLGKKFNTYAGACVPAIFEKFKEKKSNVVTALRDAIDAIYPSTTIEAILEDVLEALGNKNPSVKMETASFLARSFTKTLPAALTKKVLKPLIAALLKTLNEPDPAVRDASADAIGTAMKLVGEKIIAPYLTEVDALKMAKIKESCDRAVITVKIPAARKERPATAPAKAVTTIKKAPSETKVGASGSGGSGGVQRPATAATVVKKVVSGGGLKKSATGGALGGGRASAGGAKAGTSAAAPNTEKDLSQEEIDERAGEMLPPDALGGLMDANWKTRLSAVESFAGAIAGLETKPGLSQILLRSLAKKPGFKDTNFQVLKGKLDTARTVVERFGITTTTADYLLTDVTEKLGDAKNGSPAAALLTAIAEGGARLDYTVQRAMEFAFEQQKSPKVQQEVLLWVATALREFGFQVEAKGLLESARKAVQSINPAVRTAGIALLGTMYLFMGQPLTMFFDNEKPALKQQIMAEFERCAGQKPPSPTRGASAKSPSAGGDDDDDDAAEGGADEQVAPMVNVNDLLPRIDISGQITEALLTELSDKNWKTRNEGLVRLQTIIAEAKLIKPTLGDLPQVLAQRLVDSNAKIAQTSVEICQQMAIAMGPPCRQYVRAFFPGFLKGLGDGKSFIRSACLTCINTWGEQAGYKDFFDGEMIADALKTGSPPLRTELYAWLAEKLPNMPTKSIPKDELQAILPHLYTHITDRSADVRKNANDTILGVMIHLGYDAMVKALDKQKPISKKDIQAALDKTRPNLPVKQLPPAKAAPPPEEAAVTSKGGLKLKTTKTAGTGGAGGASGRLGSGSAGSDKSGSGGAGVGSAGSGGGSSRKKEEDADSLAPLLVVNGLKKQRFVDEQKLKVLKWTFTTPREEFYELLKEQMQTANVNKALMVNMFHEDFRYHLKVIDALMEDLATNEEALICNLDLVMKWLSLRFYDTNPSVLLKGLEYLNQVFQRLVDRQYMLADIEGSSFVPHLLIKIGDPKDVVRNGVRTLLRQICLLYPFSKVFVFIMDALKSKNARQRAECLDELGYLIETYGLTVCQPSQPVALKEIARHISDRDNAVRNAALNAVVQAYFLTGEKIYKLIGQLSDKDLSMLDERIKRSKKTTVLPVKKLPIPGTNLNETTIVGKESILPAVQALSSTVVGVGGVDTGADDVMDEDETLIPSHADAVAVPMKIIVPEPPQPRVVKGPFKLDENVIADIERNWVKADDLGKTALNPIDDAFIYDELTVIAVNGVSYPEEKFRQLTQRNLLSSAGSGGPGESPVHHQHTVSSIRPSPDGSGLIPKPKPAPPVVVPSLTDALPKMDQNLVRIIRGIGNTDSYAAHAALNELTDIMQSPEKQAVLRGYEEMYIQHVLQQFKNIQQKPIAESMTIYQPLLHSIFMFFASKSLGKHLTIVSIKNIISVLLGLMADNRLVTGIDDAQFVKVVNGICLKILDRTNFTYMNCALIRLLKESCQTSCLPKFTDLQMKCIWRNVKVIPDRLAELDYEAVLLEVHEFMLALPSTWWQSRPSDMPLRTVKTIIHNMTKIKGNAILQHLNTIPTRSELHSYVLRILKNINKDATGTALVGDGEAGGNTPSLRPGTATGMMVTAQNNALNTDNNNHGGTRGTMISGDGDGNGSVVGSEYQKYIAVNASVESGADGGKGGPQNKQNPDFWMDRLNHLMDSWLGQ, from the exons ATGGAGGAGGACACGGAATACAAGAAGCTCCCGATCGATGAACGGTGCGTTCACAAGCTGTGGAAGGCCCGTGTCGACGGGTACGAGGAAGCGGCCAAACTCTTTCGCACCATCGACGACGAAAAGTCCCCGGAGTGGAACAAGTTTTTGGGGTTGATCAAAAAGTTCGTCGTAGACAGCAATGCGGCCGCACAGGAGAAGGGCCTCGAGACGACGCTCGTGTTCGTGGAGAACAGTGGCAATGCCGGCAAGACGGTCGGCGAAGTGATGGGTGGCATCGTGTCCAAATGCATCGGTGCACCAAAGACGAAAACTAAGGAGCTAGCGGTGCAAATCACACTCATGTACGTGGAAATCGAGAAGCAGGACACCGTGCTGGAAGAGCTGCTGAAAGGAACGGAGCAAAAGAATCCCAAAATAGTTGCCGCCTGTGTCAGTGCCGTCACGCTGGCGTTGCGCGAGTTTGGCAACAAGGTAATCAACATCAAACCGATCGTGAAACGTTTGCCTGCCCTGCTGAGCGACCGCGATAAGACCGTGCGCGATGAATCGAAAACCTTGACGGTGGAAATTTATCGGTGGATTGGGGCAGCGTTCAAGTCACAGATTGCTTCCTTgccggccgtgctgctggccgagCTGGACACGGAGTTTGAAAAGATTGGCAACGAAAAAGCTACCCCGGTGCGGTATTTGCGCTCGCAGCAGGAAAAGCAGCAACAGATAGCGGCCTCGGCCGTGGATGGTGTCGAGGGTgaggatgatggtgatggtacgGAGGGCGGGGATGTCCGGGAAGAGATCGATCCCATGGATTTGATCGATCCGGTTGACATATTGTCGAAATTGCCGAAAGATTTCTATGACAAGCTTGAGGCGAAGAAATGGCAGGAACGTAAGGAATCTCTGGAAGCGTTGGAAACGTTACTGCAAAACCCCAAACTACAGCCGGGCGATTATGGCGATGTAGTGCGTGCGCTGAAGAAGGTAATCACAAAGGACACGAACGTGGTACTGGTGGCACTCGGTGGCAAATGTTTAGCTATGTTGGCGAAAGGATTGGGAAAGAAGTTCAATACCTATGCGGGG GCTTGTGTTCCAGcaatttttgaaaagtttaaagagaaaaaatcgaacgTGGTAACGGCACTGAGGGATGCGATTGATGCCATTTATCCCTCCACAACGATAGAAGCTATTCTGGAGGATGTGCTCGAAGCACTGGGGAACAAAAATCCTAGCGTAAAGATGGAGACAGCCTCCTTTCTGGCACGTTCGTTCACCAAAACCCTACCTGCCGCGCTGACGAAAAAGGTGCTTAAACCACTAATAGCAGCGCTGCTGAAAACGTTGAACGAACCCGATCCGGCGGTACGAGATGCGTCGGCAGATGCGATCGGAACCGCCATGAAGCTGGTCGGTGAGAAAATAATCGCACCATATCTGACCGAGGTGGACGCATTGAAGATGGCCAAGATAAAGGAAAGTTGCGATCGGGCGGTCATAACGGTAAAGATTCCGGCTGCCCGTAAAGAACGTCCTGCAACGGCCCCGGCTAAAGCGGTAACGACGATTAAGAAGGCACCGTCGGAGACCAAAGTTGGTGCATCCGGAAGCGGTGGTTCGGGTGGAGTTCAGCGACCCGCAACAGCAGCGACCGTCGTTAAAAAGGTAGTATCAGGTGGTGGTCTAAAGAAAAGTGCTACGGGAGGTGCTCTCGGTGGTGGAAGAGCTAGCGCTGGTGGGGCTAAAGCAGGAACTTCGGCGGCGGCACCAAACACGGAAAAAGATCTATCACAGGAAGAGATCGACGAACGGGCGGGTGAAATGCTACCGCCCGACGCACTCGGAGGACTGATGGATGCGAACTGGAAGACACGTCTCAGTGCGGTAGAATCGTTTGCCGGTGCCATCGCGGGACTGGAAACGAAACCAGGCCTGTCGCAAATTTTGCTTCGCTCACTAGCAAAGAAACCGGGCTTCAAAGATACCAACTTTCAGGTGCTGAAAGGGAAGCTCGACACAGCGCGAACGGTGGTGGAACGTTTCGGCATTACGACAACGACCGCCGATTATTTACTTACCGATGTGACGGAGAAGCTGGGCGATGCGAAAAATGGATCCCCGGCTGCCGCTCTGCTGACAGCGATTGCCGAAGGTGGCGCTCGGTTAGACTACACCGTGCAGCGCGCCATGGAGTTCGCCTTTGAGCAGCAAAAATCACCCAAAGTGCAGCAAGAGGTGTTGCTGTGGGTGGCAACAGCGCTGCGTGAATTTGGATTCCAGGTCGAGGCGAAGGGTCTGCTGGAGAGCGCCCGTAAGGCGGTTCAGAGCATTAATCCGGCCGTACGTACCGCTGGCATTGCACTGCTGGGCACGATGTACCTATTCATGGGCCAACCGTTGACGATGTTTTTCGACAATGAAAAGCCGGCCTTAAAGCAACAGATTATGGCCGAATTTGAGCGATGCGCCGGTCAAAAGCCTCCATCTCCGACACGGGGAGCCAGCGCGAAATCGCCGTCCGCCGGtggagatgatgatgatgatgacgcaGCCGAAGGTGGCGCCGATGAACAAGTCGCACCGATGGTTAACGTGAACGATCTATTGCCACGCATTGATATTTCCGGACAAATAACGGAAGCGCTGCTGACGGAGCTTTCGGATAAGAATTGGAAAACACGAAACGAGGGCTTGGTGCGGTTGCAAACAATTATTGCTGAAGCAAAACTCATCAAACCGACGCTCGGGGATTTGCCGCAGGTGCTGGCGCAACGGTTAGTTGACAGCAATGCAAAGATTGCGCAAACATCGGTCGAGATTTGTCAACAGATGGCCATTGCTATGGGCCCGCCGTGTCGGCAGTACGTGCGTGCATTTTTCCCCGGCTTTCTGAAAGGGCTTGGCGATGGTAAAAGTTTCATCCGAAGCGCTTGTCTTACCTGCATCAATACGTGGGGCGAACAGGCGGGCTATAAAGATTTCTTCGACGGTGAAATGATAGCCGATGCGCTTAAGACCGGCAGTCCGCCACTGCGTACAGAACTTTACGCGTGGCTGGCGGAGAAATTGCCCAACATGCCCACGAAGAGCATCCCGAAGGATGAGCTGCAAGCTATACTGCCGCATCTGTACACACACATTACGGATCGTAGTGCGGACGTGCGCAAGAACGCCAATGACACTATACTGGGTGTGATGATACACCTTGGGTATGATGCAATGGTGAAGGCGTTAGATAAGCAAAAACCCATCTCGAAGAAGGATATACAGGCAGCACTGGATAAGACACGTCCAAACCTGCCCGTCAAGCAGCTCCCGCCGGCAAAGGCCGCACCGCCACCGGAAGAAGCAGCCGTCACTAGCAAGGGTGGACTGAAATTGAAGACAACAAAGACAGCCGGTACCGGTGGCGCTGGTGGTGCTAGCGGTCGTTTGGGATCCGGTTCGGCCGGCTCGGACAAGTCTGGTTCCGGTGGTGCCGGTGTTGGTAGCGCCGGCAGTGGTGGCGGCTCGTCGCGCAAGAAGGAGGAAGATGCCGATTCGTTGGCCCCTTTATTGGTTGTAAACGGGCTCAAAAAGCAACGTTTCGTGGACGAACAGAAGCTAAAGGTGTTGAAGTGGACGTTCACCACACCGCGGGAGGAGTTTTACGAACTGCTTAAGGAGCAAATGCAAACGGCCAACGTAAACAAAGCGCTAATGGTGAACATGTTTCACGAGGACTTCCGGTACCATCTGAAGGTGATCGATGCACTGATGGAAGATTTGGCAACGAACGAGGAAGCACTGATATGCAACTTGGATCTGGTGATGAAATGGTTGTCGTTGCGTTTCTACGACACAAACCCGTCCGTGCTGCTGAAAGGTTTGGAGTATCTGAACCAGGTCTTTCAACGATTGGTCGATCGGCAGTACATGCTAGCGGACATCGAGGGTAGCTCGTTCGTGCCGCATCTGctgataaagattggcgaccCAAAGGATGTGGTGCGGAACGGTGTGCGAACGCTACTACGCCAGATCTGTTTGCTTTATCCGTTCTCGAAGGTGTTCGTGTTCATCATGGATGCGCTGAAATCCAAAAATGCCCGACAGCGTGCGGAATGTTTGGACGAGTTGGGATATCTGATTGAAACGTACGGGTTGACCGTGTGCCAACCGTCCCAACCGGTCGCACTGAAGGAAATCGCACGCCACATTTCCGATCGTGATAATGCGGTTCGGAATGCCGCGTTGAACGCTGTAGTGCAGGCTTACTTTTTGACCGGTGAAAAGATTTACAAGCTGATCGGTCAGCTGTCGGATAAGGATCTGTCGATGTTGGATGAGCGTATCAAGCGCTCGAAAAAGACGACGGTGCTGCCGGTGAAAAAGTTACCGATTCCGGGTACGAATCTCAACGAAACTACGATCGTGGGAAAGGAAAGCATCCTTCCCGCGGTACAAGCACTATCGTCCACCGTCGTTGGCGTTGGTGGTGTTGATACCGGTGCGGATGACGTGATGGATGAGGACGAAACATTAATACCTTCGCATGCGGATGCCGTAGCAGTACCGATGAA AATAATTGTACCGGAGCCTCCACAGCCAAGAGTGGTGAAGGGTCCGTTCAAGCTCGATGAGAATGTGATAGCAGATATCGAACGGAACTGGGTGAAGGCAGATGATCTCGGCAAAACCGCCCTAAACCCGATCGATGACGCCTTCATCTACGATGAGCTGACCGTGATCGCCGTGAACGGTGTATCCTATCCGGAGGAGAAATTCCGACAGCTCACCCAACGCAACCTGCTATCGTCTGCGGGTTCTGGCGGACCGGGCGAATCGCCCGTCCACCATCAACACACGGTATCCAGTATTCGCCCCTCGCCAGATGGTAGCGGACTGATCCCCAAACCGAAACCTGCGCCTCCTGTCGTCGTACCAAG TTTGACCGATGCTCTCCCAAAGATGGATCAAAACTTGGTACGCATTATACGCGGAATCGGTAACACGGACAGTTACGCTGCACATGCCGCCTTAAACGAGCTAACGGATATCATGCAATCGCCGGAGAAACAAGCCGTACTGCGTGGATATGAAGAAATGTACATACAACACGTACTACAGCAATTTAAG AATATCCAGCAAAAGCCGATAGCGGAATCGATGACCATTTATCAACCATTGCTGCACAGTATCTTCATGTTTTTCGCCTCCAAATCGCTCGGAAAGCACCTGACGATCGTGTCGATCAAAAACATAATCTCCGTGCTGTTGGGACTGATGGCAGACAATCGTCTGGTAACCGGTATCGACGATGCACAGTTCGTAAAGGTGGTAAACGGTATCTGTCTGAAGATTCTCGATCGTACCAACTTTACCTACATGAATTGTGCCCTCATCCGGTTGCTGAAGGAATCCTGCCAGACCAGTTGCTTGCCAAAGTTTACCGATCTACAGATGAAGTGCATCTGGCGTAACGTGAAGGTCATACCGGACCGGTTGGCCGAGCTCGATTATGAGGCCGTGCTGCTCGAGGTGCACGAGTTTATGCTTGCCCTTCCCTCGACCTGGTGGCAATCGCGACCATCCGATATGCCGCTGCGCACAGTTAAAACCATCATACACAATATGACCAAAATCAAAGGTAACGCAATACTGCAGCATTTGAACACGATCCCGACCCGTTCGGAGCTACACTCGTACGTGTTGCGCATTCTGAAGAACATCAATAAGGATGCGACGGGTACGGCGTTGGTCGGTGATGGTGAAGCAGGCGGTAACACACCCTCGTTACGACCGGGCACAGCAACGGGTATGATGGTCACCGCCCAGAATAACGCACTAAACACCGACAATAACAACCATGGCGGTACGCGCGGCACCATGATCAGTGGTGACGGGGACGGTAATGGCTCGGTGGTCGGTTCGGAGTATCAGAAATATATCGCTGTAAATGCTAGCGTCGAAAGCGGTGCTGACGGTGGTAAAG GTGgcccacaaaacaaacaaaatccggACTTTTGGATGGATCGACTAAATCACCTTATG GATAGTTGGCTTGGTCAATAA